The DNA sequence ACAATGGCTATCGAGTCGATGGCTCCGCCCGTATCGGTGACGTGGAAATCCAGACCGGGCGCGGGGAAGCCAGAGGCAGTGATCAGGTCCGCATCATCCGTCGCAGCACCAACAGCCAAGGCGGAGGCGTTCAACAGATTCAGGTTACCGAGGGCTACCCTGCTTTGATACAGGTCGGCCAAAGCGTGCCTATTACCACCACTGGCGCCGACGGCTACGGCCAGATCTATCAGCAGACCCAATATCGGAATGTCACGCGCGGCTTCTACGCCACTGCCACGGTTCATGGTGATCAAGTGCAGGTCACCGTTAGCAGCCATAACGACCGGATAAGCGCCTATCGGCCGGATACGATCAATGTGCAGCAAACCGATACTCGTGTAAGCGGACGACTCGGTGAGTGGATATCGCTTGGCGGCATCGACGAATCCGCCAGCTCCAATGACAGCGCAACGCTGCGACGCTACTCCACTGAAGGTCGCCAGAATCTGTCGCTACGACTCAAAGTCGACATGCTGGAATAGAACGGCTTAGAGAGATTCGATGATTTGTAAAAAATGTAGTGCCCTGAAAATTTCACTACAAAACAATTGACGAACCATTTTGGCCGGAGCATCATGGCCCCGCTCCCGCTAATCAGGGGCCCTGTCACGGGCCTCCGGGTCATACTTAGCCAACCAGCTGAGGGATCCGTGACTGTACTGCCCACAAGGCGGACTGACGAGGTTGCGACTGGAACGAGTCGTCCTGAGGGACGGGGAAGCGATTAACGCATCAGCTCGAAGACGCCAGTTCTGCTGAGTCGCCCAACGGCCTAAGCCGCTGTGTGCCGGAATGCCACGATCATTCCACAGCTAGCCGAATCTTCCAGCGGTCGTAACTGCACACCCCTCCTCTCTTGGTTCAATCCTCGTCCCGGTCGGTATTTCGACGCTCTGCCGCGTGTCGCCCGCATCATCATGCGATTAGCACGTAGGTTTCGGTGGGAACAGTCGGTGCTTAACCAAACACGAATTTTTTGAAAGGATTGACCATGTCCGCTTATCAAAACGACATCAAGGCCGTTGCCGCTCTGAAAGAAGTAGCTGGAAGCAGCTGGAGCGCTATCAACCCTGAATCCGTTGCTCGTATGCGTGCTCAGAACCGTTTCAAGACCGGTCTGGAGATTGCTCAGTACACCGCAGACATCATGCGCAAGGACATGGCTGAGTATGATGCCGATTCGTCCGTTTACACCCAATCGCTGGGTTGCTGGCATGGCTTCATCGGTCAGCAGAAACTGATCTCCATCAAGAAGCACCTGAAGACCACCAACAAGCGCTACCTCTACCTCTCCGGCTGGATGGTTGCCGCGCTGCGCTCCGAGTTCGGCCCGCTGCCGGATCAGTCGATGCACGAGAAGACTGCCGTCTCCGACCTGATCGAGGAGCTGTACACCTTCCTGCGTCAGGCTGATAGCCGCGAACTGGATCTGCTGTTCACCGCCTTGGACGCCGCTCGCGAAGCTGGCGACAGCGGCAAAGCAGCGGAAATCCAGAACCAGATCGACAACTACGAAACTCACATCGTCCCGATCATTGCCGATATCGACGCCGGCTTCGGTAACCCGGAAGCCACCTACCTGCTGGCCAAGCGCATGATCGAAGCAGGCGCCTGCTGCATCCAGATCGAGAACCAGGTTTCGGATGAGAAGCAGTGTGGCCACCAGGACGGCAAAGTGACCGTTCCCCACGCCGACTTCCTCGCCAAAATCGCGGCCGTTCGCTACGCGTTCCTCGAGCTGGGTATCGACAACGGCGTAATCGTTGCGCGTACCGACTCCTTGGGTGCCGGCCTGACCAAGCAGATCGCCGTGACCAAAGAGCCCGGAGACCTGGGCGACCTGTACAACTCCTTCCTGGATTGCGAAGAAATCACCGAAGCCGAACTGGGCAACGGCGACGTCGTGATCAAGCGCGAAGGCAAGCTGTTACGTCCGAAGCGTCTACCGTCCAATCTGTTCCAGTTCCGCAAGGGCACGGGTGAGGCACGCTGCGTACTGGATTGCATCACTTCGCTGCAGAACGGCGCCGACCTACTGTGGATCGAAACCGAGAAGCCGCACGTTGGGCAAATCGCGGCCATGGTCAATGAAATCCGCAAGACCATTCCGGATGCCAAGCTGGTTTACAACAACAGCCCGTCGTTCAACTGGACTCTGAACTTCCGTCAGCAGGTGTTCGATGCCATGGTTGCCGAAGGCAAGGACGTTTCCGCCTACGACCGCGCCAAGCTGATGAGCGTGGAGTATGACGAAACCGAACTGGCCCAGGTAGCTGACGAGAAGATCCGCACCTTCCAGAAGGACGGTTCCGTCCACGCCGGTATCTTCCACCACCTGATCACGCTGCCGACTTACCACACCGCTGCGCTGTCGACCGACAATCTGGCCAAAGGGTACTTCGCAGAAGAAGGCATGCTGGCCTACGTCAAGGGCGTTCAGCGTCAGGAACTGCGCCAGGGCATCGCCTGCGTCAAGCACCAGAACATGGCTGGCTCCGACATTGGCGACAACCACAAGGAGTACTTCGCTGGCGAAGCGGCTCTGAAGGCAAGCGGTAAAGACAACACCATGAACCAGTTCCACTAAGAATGGTTCTGGCTCGGGCCTCGGCCCGAGCTGGTGGTGTGAAAAAAGCCCCGGTAGATACCGGGGCTTTTTGTTTGTGTTCAGGAAATCATCAAGCGAACCGCTTGTCGGCCGCTGTTGGATTGTCATTAATCTGTCGCGAGTTCAGCCTAGCGTCGCAGTTCCGTCGATTACCTATGGAGCTGCATCGTGACTGACAATAACGACAACCTCATGTTTGGCAACGGTGATGAATTGCCGAGCAATCGTTCAGCCAATCCCCATATCCAGGATGTCATCAACGCGGGGCGGCGCAAGGTGCTCACCAGCGGTGCGGCAGTCGGCGCACTTGCGTTTCTCGGCGGTCTACCTGCGATTA is a window from the Pseudomonas sp. MTM4 genome containing:
- a CDS encoding isocitrate lyase, with the translated sequence MSAYQNDIKAVAALKEVAGSSWSAINPESVARMRAQNRFKTGLEIAQYTADIMRKDMAEYDADSSVYTQSLGCWHGFIGQQKLISIKKHLKTTNKRYLYLSGWMVAALRSEFGPLPDQSMHEKTAVSDLIEELYTFLRQADSRELDLLFTALDAAREAGDSGKAAEIQNQIDNYETHIVPIIADIDAGFGNPEATYLLAKRMIEAGACCIQIENQVSDEKQCGHQDGKVTVPHADFLAKIAAVRYAFLELGIDNGVIVARTDSLGAGLTKQIAVTKEPGDLGDLYNSFLDCEEITEAELGNGDVVIKREGKLLRPKRLPSNLFQFRKGTGEARCVLDCITSLQNGADLLWIETEKPHVGQIAAMVNEIRKTIPDAKLVYNNSPSFNWTLNFRQQVFDAMVAEGKDVSAYDRAKLMSVEYDETELAQVADEKIRTFQKDGSVHAGIFHHLITLPTYHTAALSTDNLAKGYFAEEGMLAYVKGVQRQELRQGIACVKHQNMAGSDIGDNHKEYFAGEAALKASGKDNTMNQFH
- a CDS encoding secretin N-terminal domain-containing protein, with amino-acid sequence MKRYLLAVFLAFVSLSLHAATQVIPLEFRMAEDVLPIAQSVVGNQGKVNAYGNQLIVNAPSAVIAELQDVLSQIDTEPRRLLISVDTQNSAMSSDNGYRVDGSARIGDVEIQTGRGEARGSDQVRIIRRSTNSQGGGVQQIQVTEGYPALIQVGQSVPITTTGADGYGQIYQQTQYRNVTRGFYATATVHGDQVQVTVSSHNDRISAYRPDTINVQQTDTRVSGRLGEWISLGGIDESASSNDSATLRRYSTEGRQNLSLRLKVDMLE